CCGCACGCAAAAGACGGGTGATGGTCACCGCTGCGATCTGCTTGAGAAAGATGGCGTCGACGCGCTTGCCGAACAGGTTGGGGTTGGTCACTTCAACATGCCGGAAGCTGATCGGCGGATTGATACTGGTCAACTCCTCGCCCAGCTGCTGCTCTTCGGCGGCCAGGTTGATCCGCATCAGGCGCGGCAAGAGTTTAATGAAGAGCGCCACGCCGATGACGCCGAACCCGTAGGTCACGCCATAGGCGGCGGGAGCTCGATCGTAGCCGACGATCTCGACCGCGGTCGCCAGGGACGGGGTGCTGGTCATGGCCCCGGAGAGCAGTCCCGCGCCGGTGCCGGCATCGAAACCGAAGAGCTTGCAGCAGGCCAGGGTCACCAAGGTGCCGGTGACCGCCATGGCGATAACGGTTACCGCCATGGCCAGGCCGTGACTGCGGAACGAGCTGATAAAGGCCGGTCCGGCCTGCAGGCCGACGGCATAGATGAACATCGCCAGGCCGATAACCTGGATACCGGCGGGGAGGGTTACGCCGAAGTGGCCGAAGGCCAGAGCGACAAAGATGATCGCCGAGGGACCGAGGGAGAGCCCGCCGACCCGGATCTTGCCAAGCAATTCACCGAGAACGATGATCAGCAGCAGCAGGAAAATCTGGTTGTGCAGTAAAGTCACGTGCGCTCCGCAGACGGAGTAAGGGATTCAGAGGCTGGCTCGCAGCGGATCAGCGTTGCAGAACTATATCATGCGCACAGAATTGTCCAGCACAAAGCCCGGATTCAGACGCTTATCCTACAGGGGAAGCCCTTCTCCCTCAGGGAGAAGGTGGCCGAAGGCCGGATGAGGGGGAGATGCTATTGCGAACCGTCCCCCCTCTCCCTCAGGGAGAGGGAATGTCATTAATACGCAAAACTGAGTTCATTTTATCTGTTTAGCGCGTTTTACTTATCTGCAGACAGAGCTCGCGGGTCGCCTGAGTCGGATCATCCGCCGCGCAGATCGCCGAAACCACCGCTACCCCATGCGCGCCCGCTGCGAAGATTGAACGGAGATTCCCCGCATACACCCCGCCGATGGCCACCAGCTTATGGCGGGAGATCGTCCGGATCGCGCGGATCCCCGCAAGGCCCAGGGGCGGCTGCAGATCTGTTTTGGTGGCGGTCGAAAAGACCGGACTGATCCCCAGGTAGGCAACGTCCAGCTGTTCCGCGGCCAGGGCATCGGCCACCGATTCCACCGACAGGCCGATAATCGCGGTCGGTCCCAGCAGCTCGCGCGCCATGGCGTAGGGCATGTCACGCTGGCCGATATGCACGCCGTCCGCGCCGAGCGCCAGGGCGATATCGACCCGGTCGTTGATCAGGAGCGGCACCGCGCAGGGCTTCAGCTCGGCCAGCAGCGCACGGCCCAACTCCAGAAAGTCGCGGGTCGAACAGTCCTTCTCGCGCAACTGAACGAGACTGACCCCGCCGGCGACGGCACCGCGTACGATCTCGACCAGCTCGCGCCCGCGCGCGAGGCCGCGATCGGTCACCAGGTGCAGATCCAGTTTGAACTCTTGCATGAGGTCGCCTAGCGCAGAACCTGCTTGATCTGCTGTTCATTAAGATTGAACAGACTGTCGATAAAATTCATCTGCAGCGAGGCCGGACCCGCCGCCGTTTCGGCCGCAAGTTCACCGCAGATCCCCATCACCGCCATGGCATGACTTGCCGCCGCCAGCATATCCGAATTGATCGCGGCAAAGGCACCGACCAGCGCCGTCGCCGTACAACCCAGGCCGGTGACCCTGGGCATCAGCGCGTGACCGTTGTTGACGTAATGTTGGGTCGCCCCGTTCGTCACCAGATCGGTTTCGCCACTCACCACCACCACGCAGCCATACTCCCTGGCCAGTCTCGCCGCCGCAGAATCTGCCGTGCGCCCTGCGGCCGAACTGTCGACCCCCCTGGTTTTGATGTTCGAATCGAGCAGCGCCAAAATCTCAGAGGCGTTCCCGCGGATAATCGTCGGCGCGGTTTTTTGCAGCAGCTCCAGGCAGGTGCGGGTCCGATAACTGGTGGCTCCGGCACCGACCGGATCGAAAATAATCGGAATCCCTTTTTTGGCGGCGGCCTGCATCGCCAGCTCCATCGCCGCAATCCATTCGCGGCTGAGCGTACCGATATTGATCACCAGCGCCGAGGCGATGCCGACCATCTCCTCGACCTCTTCCGCCGCGTGCGCCATCACCGGTGAAGCGCCGATCGCCAGCAAGGCGTTGGCGGTATTGTTCATCACCACATAGTTGGTGATGTTGTGTACCAGCGGTGCAGCGACCCGCAGTTTTTGGACATCATTCCAGATGCTCTTTGCGTTCATATCTTATCTCCAGGTATTTCGCTTGAAAGGAAATGGGCATATTACTGAGGTTATCAGGAGGAACAACCGCGTGGACCTGTTCCTCCTGGCTGGTATCGAACCCCGACTCTATTGAATCCCTGATCAGCGTCCGGCCGCGCGACAATGCTCCAGATAGAGCTGCTGATGGCCCTTGATAATCTCTGGGATCTGCAGATCGTAGGGGCAACGGTCGATGCAGATGCCACAGGCGTTACAGTTGGCGACGCTCTCCATCGGCCCCTGGCAGAAGTCGACCGCCACCGCCGGCGACATGCGGTTCACCACGATCTTGTAACCCATCGCCGGGGTGATCAAAACCCCGTTCGGGCAGGGCAAACAATATTCGCAGCGACGGCAGAAGCGTTTGCCCAGCTCCTGGCGATAGTCCTCCATCAGGTCCAGGTCCGCGGCCTCGACCTGATTGGGTGCCGCGTAAAAATCGACGACCTCGTCAACCTGGGCGGTTGACTCGAAACCCGGTATCGGAATGCAGGTCGGGTACTGGCGCAAAAACTTGAAGGCGACCGCGGCGTTATCGATGGCCCCGCCGCCGAAGGGCTTCATGGCGATGAAGCCCATCCCCAGCTGCTCGGCCAGGGGGATAAGTTCAAGAGCGGCGCCCTCTTCGATGAAGTTGAAGGGGAACTGAATGGTGCTGAACAGCCCGGTACGCACCAGCTTAATCGCCATCGGCAGGCTGTGCGAGGTCACCCCCAGGTAGCGGATCTTCCCGGCGTCGCGCGCGCGGATGATCTCTTCCAGGGCCCCGCCGGGTGCGCTCACCGCCTGCCAGTCTTTTTCCTGGGCAATCTGATGCAGCTGGTAAAGATCAATATAATCGGTACCCAGCATCTGCAGGCTGCGCTCCAGATGCTCACGCACCCCCTTGGCATCGCGCAGCAGGCTCTTGCTGGCAATCACGATCTTGTCACGCTCTCCCTTCAGCGCGCGGCCGATCTTCTCCTCGCTGTCACGGTAGGCATTGGCGGTATCGAAAAAGTTGATCCCCCGCTCCAGGGCATGGCGCAACACAGCAGTTGCCTGCTGTTGCTCCAGTCGAATAATCGGAATGGCGCCGAAGCCGATCTCGGACACCTGTAGTTCGGTTTTCCCCAGTTGTTTCATCTGCATGGCTATCACCCCTGTTTTTTTTTGCAACGCGAATAATCATTTAAACCTACAACAAATCAACCCCTGCATCTTAACTTTATCGCCGCCAGAATTCACCCCCGGCCGCATAAAAATATCCGGGGATAACAACAACCATTCCGGGAATAGCGCTCGCCCGCCGCGTCTTATATACTGAACGGAGCTAAGCGAATTTATTTTTAAAAGGATAAAGAGGTGCGAAGGAGGTAAAAGACATGAATGAATTTGATCCTGCTGCCTATAAAAAGATGGTCAAATCATACCAGGATAGAGACGATCCCACGGGTTGGTTTAACAGCATCTACACCGATGCGCAGGGGGATCATCGCGCGGTTTTCTGGGCGGATCTTGAACCCAACCCCTATCTATTAGCCTGGTTAAAGGAAAGTGAGGTTAAACATTCAGGCCGCAGGGCCATTGTTGTCGGATGCGGGGTTGGCGATGATGCTGAGGCCCTGAGTGCAGCAGGATACCAGGTGACCGCGTTCGATATTTCACCTGAAGCCATACGTCTTTGCCAAAAGCGTTATCCGGACTCCAGCGTCACCTACCTGGTCGCAGATCTTTTTGATTACCCGGCGCCATGGGCTGAAAGTTTTGCGCTGGTTTACGAATGTAACACCATTCAAGTTTTGCCCGGCAAGTACCGCATTCAGGCACGGGATGCCATGGTCTCACTCCTCGCACCGCAGGGATATCTGCTTGTCTCATGCAGAAGCCGCCTCAAGGGGAAACAGGAAGATGACATCCCCCTGCCGCTGGATAAAGAGGAGATAGACGGCTTTATCCGCTGTGGCCTTAAGGAAGAGAGTTTTGAAGCATACGATGATACCCAGACACCCCCGGTGCCGCATTTTTTTGCAACCTATAAGAAATAACGGCCATTGTACCCATCCGAGTTGCCGGATGGTCTCTGACTAGTGATTTTCCCGGGTTCGCTTCTGGTAGGTCTTCTCGCTGTTGTACCCGTGTTCGCCGAAGGGTTGCAGGGTCTCAAGCCAGTGCAGCTCGAGTGCGGCGAGGGACTGCTCGGCATCTTCATCTGGCGCAGGCTTATCCAGCACCGCGAGCACGGAAAACTCAAATGCATCTTTCCCGAGTTCATCGAGATCCTCTTGCAGCTCGCGGCTGAAGGGGACCGACCCCATGCGCAGCTGAAATAGTCGGCTGTTCCGCTCACCCTCCAGGTTACGACTGCTGGCGATATATATTTTGCCATTGGCCAGGTTGCGGATCTGGAATACGCCCATATCTGGCGCATCCTGCTTGTATGTCCTTTTGATCGCGCTGCGTGCTGACTTCTCCATCTGCTCTGACTCTTTTCTGTTTGGAACCGGCAACACGGGGATTGCCGTTGTGGGGTTAGTTGAAAGTTCACGCCAATAGGTCGCCCCTTCCCGCCGAATCAAGCCTTCATCGACCAAAAGTCTGCGGATCAGGCAGTAGTCATCGAACAGGGGTAAAATCAACTCCGTCACCTGCTGCTCGTTGTAGCGACTATCCAGCGCAAACCTTGCGACAAACTGCTCGAGCACGATGAGCCGTTTTTTGTGTTGCGCCGGTAACTTTTCAAGCCTGCCGTTGTGAAAGAAGGTTTTCAAAACCTTCGCCTGATACACATTCATCCGGCTGTCCTGCAACTCCCGGCTCAGTGGATGCGCCGCGACGATCTCGCGCAAGGTCGTATCGAAGATCTCTTTATTGGCGCTGAAAACCACGTAATACTGTTCCTTCTGACTGCTGACAAGCTTGGCTTTTTCAAGCTTACGCAGATGGAACGAAATCGTAGACGCTGCCAGCGCGTGCCGGGTTGCCAACTCTTCGACATACTGGGAGCGCTCCAGAAGAGAATTGATGATTGCCAGCCGCGACGGATCAGCCAGCGCCTTCATGATGGTTATGCTCTCCTCGAATTTCATCTGCCGCCTCCTGATTCGATATCTGTCGAATTAAAATATTCGACCATATGGTTATTTGTCAATATGTTTTTATACATATCGAATCATAATCCATATCCACGAGAAACATTTCTACGGCGCAGATCACCATAAATATGACGGGATTTGATAAGGGTGATTTTTCAACCATCTAATTTCACTGGGACTTATCTTGGCGGCTTGCTTGACAGGAATATCTTGAATACTCAATAGTGTTCGTGGATTTACATGTTGAAATTATAATATGCAGCGGAGGGCTGCCGTGCCTTAAGGGGATGGCGAGCATGGGCCGTCTGCAGCTGACGGGCCGGCTTTTTGTGTTTCTGATATCCAAAGCGCCAGCCCCCTTCCCCACCCGATCCACCGATCTTCACCCAGGAGATTAATGATGAGCCCAACCGAAGATCAAACCAAAGGCAAAAAATTGCTGCAAGAAGTCGCCCTGCGCTACGCCAGCCAGCACGGCCTGCGACCCGACCGCATCGAATGGGATGACCTGGGCTACGAAAGCGGCATGAAGATCATCACCGCCGAGCATACGGTGCGGGTGATCTTCTCGCCGGACGAGATCGCATTCTATTCTGCCGAGGGTTTGGTTGACAAAGAAGCAAAGCTCAAGATTCGCAACGCCTTTGCCAGCCTGTCGATGTGACCATGATGCCTGCCGAACGTACACCCATAGAAACCTGCCGCGCGGCGCTGACTGCCAACGGCTTTGAGGTTTTTGTCGCCAAAGATCCTGCCGAGGCGCGACAGATCTTCTTTACGCGGATTCTGCCTAATGTGAAGGCCGACCTGGTCTCCTGGGCAGATTCCCTGACCATGGAAGCCACCGGGGTGCTCGACGCGCTGCTGGCCGACCCGGCGATCAACATGATCAAAACCTTCGATCCCACAGCCGAGCGCGGCGAGATCATGGAGCGGCGGCGGCAGGCGCTATTGGTCGATCTGTTTCTCACCGGCAGCAACGCCGTGACCGAGTGCGGCAAGCTGGTCAACCTCGATATGATCGGCAACCGCACCGGGGGCATCTCGTTCGGGCCAAAAAAGGTGGTGCTGTTCATCGGTCAAAACAAGATTGTGCCCGATCTGCAAAAAGCCATGGAACGGATCAAAAATCACGCCGCACCCCTCAACGCCAAACGCCACAATATGTCCACCCCCTGTGCCAAGACCGGCCGCTGTCATGATTGCAGCTCGCCGCAGCGGATCTGTAATACCTGGGCGATTGTCGATAAGTGTTACCCGAAAGGGCGGATCAAGGTGGTGTTGATTGAGCAGGATTTGGGGATTTAGAAAATAATTGAGTGAGGTGTCCCCGGAATTCGGGAAGTGTCCCTAATTGTTTTCCTGGGAAACCAATCGTTTTCAGGAGAAAAGATTCCGCCTGCCTCTGCGGCCAACAAACGGTTGTCAGGCTTGATTTCGCGGCAAGCTATTGAATATTGCTATAAAGCATTATGAGCATGTTTTGTGCTGGTCCGTTCTTTGTGTATTGAAAGGTGTAGTCCCCATAGAAGTCTGAATAAGCTGAATATCCTATTTGGGAACTGTAAGGGGTCACGCCGCAATGCCCTAATATCAGGGGAAAAGAGATAGGAAGTTGATGGTAAAATCTGGATGCCACGCCCGAATCGAGCCCGTATGTCCCCTCTGGAAGATCCCGGAACGTATAGCGTGCAACTTGTGCCTTCCCTATGAGGGTCCACGAGGGTGGGTCTTGGCCAATATAGTGCTCTTTGGGGATGGCAAACGTATTCATCTCCGGAGATTCGGAATATGCTTGATGCGTTGTCTCATTGACCAAAGTGACAGCCAGCTGAGAATCTGGTAAGGAATCGATTCCGCAGAGAGTTGGTCGCCCAGAAACCGCCGCCGGATCGACATAGAACCGCAGGGTGATTGGCTTGGCCTCCTCGAAAAGGGAAAGGGAGAAAACCAGGTCATCCGCAGCCTGGAGTTCCGGTGACTGCTGATAGGAGGTGGTTGCCTTGGCATACTTCAGGCCCTCTCCCGTGTAATAAGAGACTTTGTCGCATTGCTGCCAGCAATATCCCGACGCGCACTCCGTATGGCAATATTTTGCAGTGTAGCTATGAAGGGTCATCGCCGGATACACGGACCAGTTCTTTTTGACCCAATCCTCGTCGGCAAAGATATTGTAACCCTCCTGGTATGTCGGGTCCGAGAATTCGTCCTCGATTTTATTCCTGTCCCTATCGGAGTCGCCGATGAATCTCCGTTCGTCGATCGCAAGGTTTTTCTCGACAAGATCGAGGAAGAGCTTGGACTGGGCGGTGAAGCGCTTGTCCTGATCGTCGAGAATGCGTTTGAAGTCTTGGTTGTCATTATTCAAATGCTTGCGTTCAGCCAGCAAATTGAGCGCCATGTTTTGCAGGGTCCCCCAGTACGCCATAAACTCTGACATTTTTTGGTAATATTTTTCACTATCATCTCCCTGGTTGCGAAAATGCTCATCCGCCAACTCCAGAAGAGACTTTTGAAAACCTGTGCCAACGAGGCTGTTGTTAATGTCTATCAGGTCGCTCGCCGGGTCATGTTGAAAGTCATTCAGCAGAAAATTCTTTCGTTTTGCAATGTAATTGGTGTAATCCGACCCTTGCAAAGTCGTTGCATAATGAAAACTACTATCCCAGTCCTGTAAATACCCGAGTCCTTTATTCAGACTGGATGCCCTGTCATCGAAATCTGCGTCCTGAATGTCATTTTTCAGGTCATTCGCCAGCCTAGCGTACTGGCTCTCGAGCTGAGCAAGTTCATTCATGACTTTATTGTATTGCCCGTTCGCATTGCCCCCAACGCCCTCCAGCACCCATCCCGCAAGTTGCCCGCCTGTGTAGCTGAGCGCTCCTTGGGCCAGCGCCTTGCCGATGAATTCCGACACCTCCGAAGAGCCCCCGACTACGGACTCGCCATAGGACGAACACTGCTTGATCATGCATGAGTCGAAATTTGCCGGATCGTCCACGTAGCTGGCAATCCGGTGCAAATAGGCATCGACCCCGCCCTGCTCGGCTGCCTTGGCAAGGAGAACATCCGGCGGCAGGGGCGTCTTGAAGTAATAGAGATCATTTGGGCTCATTGAGTCAGGGATATCCAGCAGCGTTTTCACATTGGAGATACATTGCGCGGCTGAAGTCCCCGGATGATCCAGCTCGCAGTAGGCGATGATCGTTGAGAGAGGCCCCACATGGAAAATACCTGGCGAAACCCAATCAGATTGCTGTGTCGCGTAGTAGAGCTTCCCCTCGAAGGCTTTGCCCGTCCCAGCGAACGTACCTCCGGCCACCTCGATGATGATTTGTTTGTCGGCCCCCACCAAAGCGCTTTTGGCCAGTGGAAATCGGAACGCACCATTGACATTCGTAGCGTTTTCATGCGTCTCGAGAGGCCGCATATCCTGGGCATAAAAGGTGACGTCAGCCCCTTGTATGGGTTCACCGAAAGAGGCGGTGCCATCCACGAAAACTGGGGCACTGCCATTTCCACACCCGGCAATCGCCAGGAAACAGGTGAGCGCAAACAACAAGGCAAAAAAACGACAGAAGTTTTTCATCATGTCTCCTCCGAGATCGTCATACCATCAACCGAACTCTCCTGGATGGGCGGCATTATCAGATAGGTAAAGAGGGGGGCACAGCACACAAGGGCCGTCACGATATCGATTCTAATCTGCCATATCGAATCGACCGTTGATTGATTCAGAGACAATGGGGCCAATACCTCCCCGATGAATACACCTTACTGGTTAACCCTGACAATTTCCTTACCGACAGCGGCTGGTACTAAAATTTTCAAGAACGTACCTTTTGCTTCCCCCAATAAAAAGCCTCCTCTCGCCGGGAAAGGAGGCTTTCGATGGTCTACGCCCTGGGCTTATTTCGGCCTCAGTGTATGGCATAGAGGGAACCGTCCAGCGAGCCGACATAGATGGTGCCATCGGCGCCGATCGCCGGCGAGGTGTTTACCGAGTGCCCAAACCCAATAGTGTAGAGCCATCTGAGACTGCCGTCAGGGTTGAGCGCGTAGAGACTGCCGTCGTTCGAGCCGAAGTAGATGGTGCCGTCGGCACCTACCGCCGGAGAAGACTGCACTGCATTCCCTGTGGCGTAGCTCCATTTCAGGGTGCCGTCGGGGTTGAGCGCGTAGAGACTGTAATCCTCCGAGCCGAAATAGATGGTGCCGTCGGCGCCGATCGCCGGAGAAGAGTACACTCCATTCCCTATGGAGTAGCGCCACTTTAGGCTGCCATCGGGGTTGAGTGCGTAGAGGTAGCCATCATTCGAACCGATGTAGATGGTACCATCGACGCCGATCGCCGGTGACGTGCCTACCCAGTCTCCTGTCGCGTAGCGCCACTTGAGGCTGCCGTCGGGGTTGAGTGCGTAGAGATAGTGGTTTCCCGTGCCAACGTAGATGGTGCCGTCAGCGCTGATCGCAGGAGCGTTGTTTACCGCACCCCCCATGGGGTAGCGCCACTTTTCGGTCCCGTCGGGGCTGATCGCGTAGAGACCGTTGCTCAAAGAGCCGACGTAGATGGTGCCGTCGGCACCGATCGCCGGCGAGGAGTATACCGGGCCCCCCATGGGGTAGCGCCACTTGAGGGTGCCGGTGGGGTTGAGCGCTAAGAGACTATTGTCATACGACCCGACGTAGACGGTTCCGTCGGAACCGATCGCCGGCGAGGAGGTTATCCAGATTCCGACGGTGGAGCTCCACTTGAAGCTGCCCTCGGAGTTGAGCGCGTAGAAGTTGCCGTCGCGCGACCCGACGTAGACGGTGCCGTCGGCACCAATCGCAGGAGAGGAGGTTATCCAGGACCCCGTGAGATAGCTCCACTTGAGGGTGCCAGTGGTCGTGCTGGTATCGACGCTGCTGAGCCCGGTGCCTTGGAGACCTCGGTGAAAGCGCGGCCAGGGGGCGGCGCTTCCCACCGATACCGCGCTTGTCCCCGTGACGGTTGTCAGGCCGTCGCTGACCGCCACGGAGACGTTATATTCGCCCGGAATGCCGGGCGAGGCCCATAGGGCGCTGTTGCCGGTGGCAATGCTGTCGATGCCGCCTATCATCCATGTGTAGCTCAGCGGGTCGCCGTTGGGATCATAGGCGCTGCATGACAGGTTGGCCCAGGTCAAGACCGGCTGCGGGAAAATGCTCATGGTCTCAATGGTGGGGACCATGTCGCCTTCGGTGCTGACGAACAGGCGGCCCGAAACGCTCGTGCCGTTGCTGTCGGTCACAGTGACGGTCACGGTGCCGCTGGCGCCGTAGGTCGGTGGGGCGGAGATGGAGACCGTGTCCGTGCCGGCGCCGCCGGTAACGGCCCAACCCGCCGGGACCGTCCAGGCGTAAGTCAGAGTAAGGCCCTCGGCGCTGGAGGCGTCGACCAGGGCAGTCAGGGCGCCACCGGGGGCTGCCGGGGTGCCATCCACGGCCATATTTTGGATGACCGGCCCCACGGGTCCGGCGGGTCCCGTCTCCCCGTTGCACACGTAGTTGACCTGGGCCACCTCGGCCGGATCGAGAACGCCGTTGCTGTTGCCGTCGAGGCCGCTTGCGATCTTCTGCCCCCCAAAGGCGCAGTTCGCTCCGGCAGGCTCGCTCGAGGTGGCGACCAGAGAGGTCAACCCGTCGGCCCCTGTCGCGCCGGTGGCGCCAGTTGAGCCGTTGCACACGTAGCGGACCTGGGTAACCTCGGCCGGATCGAGAACGCCGCTGCCGTTGCTGTCGA
Above is a genomic segment from Geopsychrobacter electrodiphilus DSM 16401 containing:
- a CDS encoding metalloregulator ArsR/SmtB family transcription factor, coding for MKFEESITIMKALADPSRLAIINSLLERSQYVEELATRHALAASTISFHLRKLEKAKLVSSQKEQYYVVFSANKEIFDTTLREIVAAHPLSRELQDSRMNVYQAKVLKTFFHNGRLEKLPAQHKKRLIVLEQFVARFALDSRYNEQQVTELILPLFDDYCLIRRLLVDEGLIRREGATYWRELSTNPTTAIPVLPVPNRKESEQMEKSARSAIKRTYKQDAPDMGVFQIRNLANGKIYIASSRNLEGERNSRLFQLRMGSVPFSRELQEDLDELGKDAFEFSVLAVLDKPAPDEDAEQSLAALELHWLETLQPFGEHGYNSEKTYQKRTRENH
- a CDS encoding PQQ-binding-like beta-propeller repeat protein: MAREFRTGKWSRVGFLLTAVALSLLVGGCGSGDVGAAGATGADGSNALVATKSEAAGANCVSGGQKIASGLDGNGNGVLDPAEVTQVNYVCNGSTGANGATGATGTDGLTSLVATSSEPAGANCAYGGQKIASGLDSNGSGVLDPAEVTQVRYVCNGSTGATGATGADGLTSLVATSSEPAGANCAFGGQKIASGLDGNSNGVLDPAEVAQVNYVCNGETGPAGPVGPVIQNMAVDGTPAAPGGALTALVDASSAEGLTLTYAWTVPAGWAVTGGAGTDTVSISAPPTYGASGTVTVTVTDSNGTSVSGRLFVSTEGDMVPTIETMSIFPQPVLTWANLSCSAYDPNGDPLSYTWMIGGIDSIATGNSALWASPGIPGEYNVSVAVSDGLTTVTGTSAVSVGSAAPWPRFHRGLQGTGLSSVDTSTTTGTLKWSYLTGSWITSSPAIGADGTVYVGSRDGNFYALNSEGSFKWSSTVGIWITSSPAIGSDGTVYVGSYDNSLLALNPTGTLKWRYPMGGPVYSSPAIGADGTIYVGSLSNGLYAISPDGTEKWRYPMGGAVNNAPAISADGTIYVGTGNHYLYALNPDGSLKWRYATGDWVGTSPAIGVDGTIYIGSNDGYLYALNPDGSLKWRYSIGNGVYSSPAIGADGTIYFGSEDYSLYALNPDGTLKWSYATGNAVQSSPAVGADGTIYFGSNDGSLYALNPDGSLRWLYTIGFGHSVNTSPAIGADGTIYVGSLDGSLYAIH
- a CDS encoding aldo/keto reductase, which produces MQMKQLGKTELQVSEIGFGAIPIIRLEQQQATAVLRHALERGINFFDTANAYRDSEEKIGRALKGERDKIVIASKSLLRDAKGVREHLERSLQMLGTDYIDLYQLHQIAQEKDWQAVSAPGGALEEIIRARDAGKIRYLGVTSHSLPMAIKLVRTGLFSTIQFPFNFIEEGAALELIPLAEQLGMGFIAMKPFGGGAIDNAAVAFKFLRQYPTCIPIPGFESTAQVDEVVDFYAAPNQVEAADLDLMEDYRQELGKRFCRRCEYCLPCPNGVLITPAMGYKIVVNRMSPAVAVDFCQGPMESVANCNACGICIDRCPYDLQIPEIIKGHQQLYLEHCRAAGR
- the thiM gene encoding hydroxyethylthiazole kinase, translating into MNAKSIWNDVQKLRVAAPLVHNITNYVVMNNTANALLAIGASPVMAHAAEEVEEMVGIASALVINIGTLSREWIAAMELAMQAAAKKGIPIIFDPVGAGATSYRTRTCLELLQKTAPTIIRGNASEILALLDSNIKTRGVDSSAAGRTADSAAARLAREYGCVVVVSGETDLVTNGATQHYVNNGHALMPRVTGLGCTATALVGAFAAINSDMLAAASHAMAVMGICGELAAETAAGPASLQMNFIDSLFNLNEQQIKQVLR
- a CDS encoding lactate utilization protein — translated: MMPAERTPIETCRAALTANGFEVFVAKDPAEARQIFFTRILPNVKADLVSWADSLTMEATGVLDALLADPAINMIKTFDPTAERGEIMERRRQALLVDLFLTGSNAVTECGKLVNLDMIGNRTGGISFGPKKVVLFIGQNKIVPDLQKAMERIKNHAAPLNAKRHNMSTPCAKTGRCHDCSSPQRICNTWAIVDKCYPKGRIKVVLIEQDLGI
- a CDS encoding class I SAM-dependent methyltransferase, which codes for MNEFDPAAYKKMVKSYQDRDDPTGWFNSIYTDAQGDHRAVFWADLEPNPYLLAWLKESEVKHSGRRAIVVGCGVGDDAEALSAAGYQVTAFDISPEAIRLCQKRYPDSSVTYLVADLFDYPAPWAESFALVYECNTIQVLPGKYRIQARDAMVSLLAPQGYLLVSCRSRLKGKQEDDIPLPLDKEEIDGFIRCGLKEESFEAYDDTQTPPVPHFFATYKK
- the thiE gene encoding thiamine phosphate synthase gives rise to the protein MQEFKLDLHLVTDRGLARGRELVEIVRGAVAGGVSLVQLREKDCSTRDFLELGRALLAELKPCAVPLLINDRVDIALALGADGVHIGQRDMPYAMARELLGPTAIIGLSVESVADALAAEQLDVAYLGISPVFSTATKTDLQPPLGLAGIRAIRTISRHKLVAIGGVYAGNLRSIFAAGAHGVAVVSAICAADDPTQATRELCLQISKTR